The genomic region aaggtttggggcaaaaccgttaaagtgaccaaaccacagggagcaaaacggaattTGTATTATGTGATAAATAGTGGAGGGATTTATTTTTGCCGCACGTTTACTTGCCTTATGGAAAAGATTGAATGAAGGGTCCCAAGATTGAAGATGGGTTAAAAATATATTGGAGTAAAAAGACATAAATGCCCTAATGTGCAAATCATGTGTCATACTTAACTAAAACTTTTAACCAAGTTATGATCAAAGGACGTagggtgtaatgagttttacaaaaaaaggttgtgactgtaattattgaagttaaagggcatGCATTGCAAACtcatacaaacataaaggacgaaaagtgtaatttacccaaactTGTATTTACTTTTCTTTTATTTgcaaaatataaatttaaaaatagGATAAATTACATGAAAAAAAGAGAGGCTAACGTTCACAGAACAGAAACCGCACACACACACCATGATACTAGCACCggcgccaccaccaccgccgctgtATTACTCCACGCGCCACCACTCACAACGTAAAACAGTCAACTTCCTCCGTTCACCATATCTACACCTTCAAAAAACCTCCGTTCACGCTTCAGCTCGTGACGTGGACGCCTTCACCGAATCATCCGGCTATCTATTCGAACTCAGCACATCAGAGGCGGAATCATTAACTGAATACGATATCTCCAAAATCGCTTCCATTTACTGGAAAAAACCGCTCATAGTTTTCCGGCGACTGCTGCAAATCGGCAACACGCTCGGCAAATGGCTTGTGCTCAGATATTTTGATAGCGTTTCGGACCGATCTGActtgatgtttgaggtcaaatgcattttttatatgattttttgtTTGTTAAAGTTTACTTGAATTGAATAGTTAATGTAATCGATGCATGTTAATGTTTGGTAAACTAGTTTGAAACGACTCATGAACCTAAACAAGCtcattatttatatataatttgtaattaattagtatattaatatatatttaaatgataatgataattgctatttatatagttattaaaaatttactaaattatatataaatttatataaaataataagtatatttaatataaataagCTAATTAATAAATAAGtaacgagtcgagctcgagcttgaaaaactaCCTACGAGCAAGGATTCGGCTTTAGAAACAAAACTCGAACCGAGCGGAGCTCGAGCTAGAGCGTGTGTAAGTTAAATGAGCCTGAGCTCGGGCCCAGTtcggctcatttgcacccctagttTTAACTAAAGAGGGCTCGAGCTCGGTTCGTTTAGCTAGGCTAGTGAGAAGTAGTTCAAGCTCAAACTTGAGCTCAgctcgtttattatttattagatattttattattttatatttagaACTATTTACATATGTATTTACACATATAATTTTTATGTAATTGAatttatattatttaattatttttcatattttatttataataatagtGCGATTCTATAAATATTTTTACTACACtcaataaaaattatataaaaagctcgtttaggctcacgAACCGGTTTGAGCTCGAAATGTGAAGCTCGGGCTTAAACTCGTTTATTAAATGAGCCTCAATAAAGCTCGAGCTACAAcacaaaaattatataaataaaaatctcgtttaggctcgcgagccggtttgagctcgtttaagctcggctcgactcaaGTTTATAATTGGTGTATTTTGTGTTGTAATGCATagttttttttgtatgttttgttgGAAATTAGGTTAGAGCGTCACAGTTGCGCGAGATACTGGCAAAGCTTGGACCGGTATGTTTGAATACGGGATTCAATTTCTTTACTTGATTATTTAGTCAACATAGTTGATGATTTTTTAATTTCTTGTTGAATATATCATTTCTGTATAAGATGTTCATAAACTGTTAAACCTTCCAAACCGAAGCGAATCCTTAGGTTCAGGTTTATATGGTTCACGGTTTAAAATGCTGTTTTAATTATTCACGGGAAGTATAAGCAGTTATGCATATGTATAATATTCATGAGcatctttttaatattttaaaaagtTCAATACAATCCAACGGTTTTGATATGTTTATTCTCAAACAGCCTAAAGGAACCATTTCGGCCTGTAGAACCGACCCAATCAACCTGATCGGTTTGGTTTGCCGTTTTTCAAAACCATAGTTAGTAGTTCAGACCTAAATATTTGCTCAGACCACGCGAAACCGAACTGTTCTATCAATACAGTTGAATGCTTTAGTTCCCAATATATATGTTTATGCAAATTCTGATTTATTAGTAACGTGTTAGATATATGTACACAACCAAGGGCGGACCGAGGTAGAGAgttgggtgggcgggcgcaccccttgaaaaaaaaattagtgtattttataGGTCAAAATCCCGATCGCGCCCTTTGAAAATTTGGTTAAACCCCTCGTTTGCACCCTTGAAAATATTTCCTGGGTCCACCACTGTACACAGCCGTAAAAATATCGACTgatcagctctctctctctctttgccAGGCGTATATAAAAATTGCTCAGGCTGTCTCATCTCGACCTGTAAGTTCACTCTATTTTAGCCTTGTTTGCAATATCAATATTTCATAACATGATATAGTTTATTTTCACAATTTCAATTTTTTAACGATGATAGCTTCCCGCAAATTAACGCAGTACTATACATGTGCTCCTTTGATTGACTTGAAACGTGCTGATGATTAAATAAGTGACTGTAACATCTCATTTACTTACGTTCTTCTGTAGGATCTGATACCACCATCATATCTTAACGAGCTTTCATTATTACAAGACCGTATTTCACCGTTTTCCACCGAAATTGCGTTTAACACTATTGAAAAAGAACTTGGATTACCTTTAAATCAGCTTTTCTCTGAGATCACACCCGAACCTGTGGCTGCAGCATCCCTTGGCCAGGTCATTTTATTAATATATGTTTATCACAAGTTTTGTTATCAAATTTATTCTCTTATCATCAAACccgtaaaatattttttttataaacttttcgTGCAGGTCTACCAGGCTAGACTCCAAGATACTGGACAAATAGTTGCCGTCAAAGTGCAACGGCCTGGAGTTCAAGCTGCCATTTCGTTGGACATATTAATCCTGCACGCACTTGCAGGACTGATTCGAAGAGCAGGGAAATTCAATACTGATCTTCAGGTAAGTTTTCCCAGaaagaaaatatataaattataaagagtaaaatgccatttaggtttggccagttttgcgactttcgtccaatggtttgttttttcgcatttggatccaaaaggtttgaaaccttgccattttcatccagctcgttaactccatccatttttctctgttaagtcaggggtatttccgtcttttttgttaacttaaagccttaaagggcaattcggtctttttcactttatgtaaaaagaccgaatacccttGAAAAAAAcgagttaacaaaaaagacggaaataccctgacttaacggataataatggatggagttaacgagccggatgaaaatggcaagatttcaaaccttttggatccagatgcggaaaaacaaacctttggacgaaagtcgcaaaactggccaaacctcagggacgaaaatggcattttactcaattacaaactttaattaattgattaaaataTCCAAAGTTCTGTTTTTGGTTTTGCCTTCAACAGGGTAGTTGTATTTGTTTACAAAAGTGTACcaattattttaactaattttaattCTCACTGTGATCTTGATCTTCAGGCTGTTGTTGATGAATGGGCATCAAGTCTCTTTCGGGTATGTAATCGTAAAtcctaaacattttcaaattccTTCTGCTTCAAATCAAAATGGAAATAGTACAATGTTCAACAACCGACTCTGCAATAGCCATTAAAGGGTTGTCGGTTGAAGATTTTTCATAATTCATTGTTTATCGTTTAGTGTTTTTCTGTTTCTAAACTTCCACAAGAACCATCTTCATAAAGGCACAACCAGCTATAAATTGAAGGGGTAAATAGGATCGAAAATAGAGAGAAAACGTGAATGAATATTCTGATTCATTAGTTTACAAATGAAATATTACATGCTATTTATAGGTGTCGATTGGGTGTGATACCCCTTAGTGAACCGACACAATGGTTCGGTAAATGGTGTCACCATAACCGCCAACTTCTTAgactaaaataataatacatagagtgaatttcaaggattgtcctttatctttatacccattttcaggcgctgtcctttatgttcaaaattgacgagttttgtcctttatgttttcatatcatacacgttttgtcctttaggcctaacccagttagttttttcagttaaatttggtcatgtgctttgcacataagggcatttttgtcaattcaaaggttgcagaagctttgagctgtaaatctgttgttgaacttacctttgaattgaccaAAATGctctcatgtgcaaagcatatgaccaaatttaactgaaaaaactaactgggttaggcctaaaggacaaaacgtgtatgatatgaaaacataaaggacaaaacttgtcaattttgaacataaaggacagcgcctgaaaatgggtataaagataaaggacaatccttgaaattcactctaataCATATTTAAATACTGAACATAGGTTAAATCTaaattagttttaacataaaTAACTTTAACCATATGAACTACTTTCTGGAATTCTGGGTGACTTCTAAATTTAACGGTCGCTACATATCTCTTGCTGTTCTTAAATAGCAGTAAATATAAATCCTTAGTGCTCTAATATTGAATACAGGTAATGACGTTAAATGCAGGAGATGGATTACGTGAACGAAGCAAAAAATGGCGTTAGGTTCAGGTAAGATATTATGTTTCTGCCTTTATATTGCAAGCTTATGCTCATTAATCACCTGTATATAATCATGAAAgaatttaaaatttataatttttaaataatCATTATGATTAATTTAGGTATGATATAATATTATaatgagtaaattacgtttttggcccctgtggttatatcacttttactatattagcccaaaataagaatttttaacatatctgcccccatggtttctataactaaccattttggcccctaagtctagagatcatgggggccaaaatggttagttatagagaccatgagggctaaaatggttagccttaggggccaaaatggttagttatagagaccatgggggcagatatgttaaaaattcttattttgggctaatatagtaaaagtgacataaccacaggggccaaaaacgtaatttactctattataaTTCATGCTGCAATATGCTATGCGTGACTTCATTAAATTTTGCACTTAAGCAGGGAGCTATACGGAGATCTAAAGGATGTTACGGTTCCAGATTTTTATATATCAAAAACAACGCGTAAGGTCATCACTATGCAGTGGATAGAGGTACTTTTTTTTGTTTCAGATTTTTATACATTGTAATTGTTATTCAAGAGCGAAAGCCAGTTTTGCAGAAAATGAGATATGATTTCGGAATATCGTTTAACGTTATGCTTCATGACATTTAGGGTCAAAAGTTATCTGAAGTGAAGGATCTTTATCTGGTCGAGGTCAAGTATCAAAAGTTTAAAACTATtcttttttgttgattttatagtGAACTAATTAGTCGTATATCTACCGTTTGGTTGGTGCAGATAGGGGTGTATTGCTCGTTTAATCAACTTCTAGAATATGGATTTTATCATGCTGATCCACACCCCGGAAACCTTCTTCGTACATATGATGGAAAACTAGCCTATTTAGGTACCtcatgatttatttgttttttttttttttttacatttgcTATATAAAAAGTTGGGAAATTTTGTTATATTTTGCATTATTTTCATGTATAATCATATCCTTGTTTGAGTCTTTTTTTTATTAATCTGGCATATTTGAAGACCATTTAATGAATTAGGTTGTTATATAGGGAGTCTAGATTCTAGAATATTTGACTACTGGGTTATTATTAGACAAAGTATTATAGTATAGGGACTAAATGTGTATTATAGTGTTCTATATAAACACCCACCTCATGTAATTAAAGAAAAATGTATAATTAATAGGAGAGATAAGCGGGAAAATAAGGGTGAGGAGGCATGAGAGAGTGACACATGTCCTCACAGTTTTCATTtgttatatagtatagatatagatatagatatagatatagatatagatatagatatagatatagatatagatatagatatagatatagatatagatatagatatagatatagatatagattatatgAGCTATCAAGGgcctaagaccacccgtagtgggcaATATATCCGGCGTTATCCCCCCCCCCAAACACGCCCAATAATGCCGCTGCCCCACCCCCGCCGGCGTGATCCGGCGTGTTCTTGCGGAAATCCCCCTCCAGCGTTATTCAAAACACGCTCAAATGGGTTTTGGGTGGCCAATCAGATGTATCCCACTTTTCCTTGACCAATCccctttttttgttttatttaattctttaaacccctttttaacataatacacacatccccactacacccattttagaaaaacgcccaataatgccccttgctgactggactgccacatggcggaaaacgcccaagggtgggggcattattcactacgcatggtctaagcaACACTATATTAGTCTTCTGTTTCGCGGTTCATTTCTTGGTTTTGAGGAAGAAGTTAAATTTTCTGGTGCAACGTATGACTTATTAGGTTTATTGTTATTTCAGATTTTGGCATGATGGGTGAATTCAAGCAAGAACTCCGTGACGGTTTCATTGAAGCATGTATCCATCTAATAAACCGTGATTATGATTCACTGGCTAAAGACTTTGTTACTCTTGGGTACtattattttcttatttttttagcATTTAATGAAAAAAAGCTCAAAGCTAAAGTTTCGGTATTTCTGTATATCGTTGAAATATTCAGGCTACTTCCTGCAACAGCTGACAAGGATGCGGTCACAAAGGCATTAACAGGTTTAGTTATTTTACCTGGCTACATGACTCAAATTTTTgtgagtaaagtacacggatggtcctgtggtttgcactttttaacgcttttagtctccaacttttgccaaaagtacctggatggtccctgtgtttgcactttgtaacgcatttagtctccaactttttccaaaagtacatggatggtccttgtATGCCGAAGAAAAATGGCAGGAGACCACATACCAAGAAAGAAAAAGCTAGGGATGAGCTACTTACTAGCTTAGACCCGGTTTGcgctttgtaacgcatttagtccctaacttggacctgcagaaacctttagatttgttagtTGAGGACTAAATGCGTTATGAAGTGCAAACCATAGGCACCATCCTTGTACTTTTGAAAatctagggaccaaatccaaaattttggttaaaCACATGGACCATCCGTCTGTGACGACGATGCTTAAAAGTAGATGATTTTAACTTGAATCCTCATATAATCAAATATTTGTATTTTGCATTTTCTTATCTTACTAAATTTGGAATTCTTCTGGTAGGGGTTTTTCAGAATGCTGTTTCAAAAGGAGTCCGGAATATCAGCTTCGGGGATCTTTTAGGAAATTTAGGAACCACCATGTAagattatatatatacacacatttatatataatatttagagtaaattacgattttgacccctgtggttatatcacttttacccttttagcccaaaaaggaatcttttaacatctgagcccccaacgtctttttttctaacccttttggcccctaacactaaccccatccatttacttttaggggccaaaagggttagaaaaaaagacgttgggggctcagatgttaaaagattcctttttgggctagaagggtaaaaatgatataaccacaggggtcaaaattgtaatttactctaatatttattgtatatatgtatatataattcaTTGTTTTTGTGTTGCAGGTACAAGTTTAAATTTCAAATCCCCTCGTACTTTTCTCTTGTTATTAGGAGGTATAAATTATTTATTCATGCTATTCAACTGGATTATGTACCCAAGTGTGAATTAATAACTTTTCACATGCATTTAtgttttgctgatgtggcagcctTGCTGTTCTAGAAGGTATTGCAATCAACAATGACCCAAATTATAAAGTGTTAGGTGGTACTTACCCATGGATCGCTAGGAAAGTCCTAACCGACAGCTCGCCTCAACTTCGGTCTTCTTTGCAGTCTCTTCTTTATGAGGTATTTCATGTGCTACTAgagctgcaaacgaaccgaacgttcagcgaagagttcgtgaactgtttggcgggaagtttgtttgtgttcgttcgtttgataaataaacaaacacaaacaagaaattacgttcgtttagttaaacgaacgaacatgaacagagacCACATTCGTTTGGTAACGttttcatttatgttcgtttgtgttcgataattcttttatattttatttaaatacttaaaaatcccgacaaataaaatatttaataagtatcagtgtattatatattctgttcatgaacgcttgtttgtgtttgttttcatttgtgttcatgaacattagtttgtgttcgtttgtgttcatgaacattagtttgtatccgtgaacattagtttgtgcgtgtttgtgttcatgaacgtttgttACCTAAGAtcaacaaacgaacacgaacacgttcatttccttaacgaactaacacgaacaagaaaatctcgttcggtaagtgttcatgaacacttcGTAAACAGTAAACACATATACTTCCtcaacaaacgaacacgaacaaggtcctgttcgtgttcgttcggttcgtttgcagccgtATGTGCTACCACTACCAATCATTTTACAACTTCACCGTTAAAAACATATGTTATTTTGGTGCGTGTTTTGATTTTAATTAACGATATAATCAGGACGGTGTGTTCAGGATTGACCGTTTGGAGTCCTTGCTATCAGAGGTATGATAATTTGTTATTTCTACAAAATTCTTATTCATTTTCAGAACAATCATATATACTTTGTTTATAGTCCCTTCGAGCGAGAACAGAAAGGGCGTTGGTTAAAACAGAAGACGACGGTTCCAATGAGGCGATTAAGCAGATTATGTCGTTCACATTGACCGAAAAGGTAAAAAGTATACATCAAAGCATCACAGTATCCGCCACAAGACAACTGAAATAAAGTCGTAATTTGAATAAACTAATTTTGATTTGTCAGGGTGCGTTTGTGAGGGAAATACTTCTTCAAGAATTTGCTAAGGTATGGGGGTTAAAGCTTTATTTCTGTTAATAATATTGGAtaatgttaataaaaaaaaaaagaagagttTAACGGCCATTTTCGTCCCGGTTTGTCCAATTATTGGACGGAAATGGTGTAAATTGGATGGAACTGGCATGTTTCGAGAATGTTAGGGACGGACATGGTGTAAATTGAAATTTGGTCTGGACTggcataattggacaaaccacacggacgaaaatggcagttaactcaaaaataaataaatttaaaccCTAATACTATTTCcttatgcatatatatatatatcagtttcatcattttataaaataataaataatgtttATAAGAATATTATGTATCAAGATTAATTAGTTCATGAATTGACTACTATCCAGCTTCGTGAAATATTATATAGTTttggttattattgttattgttattgttattgttattgtttttgtttttgtttttgtttttgtttttgtttttgttattgttattgtattattgttttttttttttttgaattagtAATGCTGTACATTTTGTAACATTTAAATAACGTATAGGGTTTGGATGCACTTGGTGTGGCAACCCTGGAATCGTGGACATCTGCAGTAACTGCAAATTTACCGTTTGCCCCTTCCCCTCCATCTTCATTAACAGATGAAGATATGATCAACTTGAGAAACTTGCATCGCCTGCTTCAGTTATTATCGGGGTCTCCAAATATTGAAGATGCCGATAATGTAAGATGCTAAAAGCCTTATATGTGTGCGcctgtgtgtgtatgtgtgtatacacacacacacacacacacacacacatatatatagggttaggatcgtgTGAGAAGCACTATGCtaattgagaaaattgagaagcattttggaccacacattttccctaagcttttcgtaatatacacatatgtatattttaaaattgactatatacatatgtgtataattcaagatttgacaatatacGTATATGTagatagtcaattttaaactatacatatgtgtatattacgaaaagcttaggaaaatgtgtagcttgcgaactgagtgaactaatcctggccatacacgtgtgtagatcaatggccaggatttgatgttgaaatacactagtgtattttacgatttgatgatgagatcctggccatacacatgtgtagatcaatggccaggatttgctcactcagttcgcaaatacgctagtgttcactctagaaccccaccctatataggATTATATATATGACTTATGACATATGCTATGTTGTAGGGAGTTGAAGCATTCAATCAATACACTAAAAAGAGAACTAGTTCAGAGGAGGTATTCTTAATCTTTAGCGAGTTTACATCTGTTCAAGACATTGCGCCACTGCTTAATGTTATTCCTGAGGTAAGAACTATCTTTGTTTAAAATTAGCACATTTATTATCGTACTTTAATGTTAAAGAAATATTTTTCGTCTTGAAAAAATGGTTATGATCTCCTTAAGATTCTTGAAATAACTGGCATGTACGTTTAACGTAATGGGCGGCTATACTTAGAGCTTATTGATTTTTATCGGTTGACCTAAAACACTTTTTTTATCCAAAATCATGttgaactttttataacaattaaTGTGTCATGGGTGATTACAAAAGTTATGTTAGTTCAGTTTCAACATAATTTTtttggattaggatcaaatacaaaggatcctaattgtaagaagtgtaagaaggatttatagagtgacaagtgtccaa from Helianthus annuus cultivar XRQ/B chromosome 10, HanXRQr2.0-SUNRISE, whole genome shotgun sequence harbors:
- the LOC110883835 gene encoding uncharacterized aarF domain-containing protein kinase At1g71810, chloroplastic; protein product: MILAPAPPPPPLYYSTRHHSQRKTVNFLRSPYLHLQKTSVHASARDVDAFTESSGYLFELSTSEAESLTEYDISKIASIYWKKPLIVFRRLLQIGNTLGKWLVLRYFDSVSDRSDLMFEVRASQLREILAKLGPAYIKIAQAVSSRPDLIPPSYLNELSLLQDRISPFSTEIAFNTIEKELGLPLNQLFSEITPEPVAAASLGQVYQARLQDTGQIVAVKVQRPGVQAAISLDILILHALAGLIRRAGKFNTDLQAVVDEWASSLFREMDYVNEAKNGVRFRELYGDLKDVTVPDFYISKTTRKVITMQWIEGQKLSEVKDLYLVEIGVYCSFNQLLEYGFYHADPHPGNLLRTYDGKLAYLDFGMMGEFKQELRDGFIEACIHLINRDYDSLAKDFVTLGLLPATADKDAVTKALTGVFQNAVSKGVRNISFGDLLGNLGTTMYKFKFQIPSYFSLVIRSLAVLEGIAINNDPNYKVLGGTYPWIARKVLTDSSPQLRSSLQSLLYEDGVFRIDRLESLLSESLRARTERALVKTEDDGSNEAIKQIMSFTLTEKGAFVREILLQEFAKGLDALGVATLESWTSAVTANLPFAPSPPSSLTDEDMINLRNLHRLLQLLSGSPNIEDADNGVEAFNQYTKKRTSSEEVFLIFSEFTSVQDIAPLLNVIPELPPDLQQQLIRLPLDLVGKFVSRVAARTIRRVLL